The genome window GGCTTCGTGCCTTCGGCCGACACGGGCAGCAGCAGCTCGGGCTACACGGTTCCGCTGAACCGCAACGGCTACGTCCACACGCTGAACCTGACGACCGCGAACCGGCCCGCGAACACGGACGTCTTCGCCGCGGTCTTCGGGGATCACGCGGGCTCGAACGGCCTGGGACCCAACTACGTGAACGGCTTCCGGTTCCAGCGCTACGACTCGAGCCCCGGGAGCGTCGGCGTCCTCTACGCCGTCGACGCCGCCTCGACTCCCGATCTTCCGCTGCCGCTGACCGGCGACCCGGCCACGGCCTACTACTGGGCCGCGGCCATCGCCACCTACTTCGACGCGGCGACCTCGCGACCGGCTGGCTTCGTCCCGCCCCTCACCGCGGAGAACGGCGCCAGCACCGTCCTCTGGCGTGACAATGGCTCCGGGGGATCGCCGATCAGCATCACCGGAAACTCCACCTGGACGGCGGACGACTTCCTGGGCATCGCCAAGGTCGCGGCCGATCCCACCAACAAGACCTTCTACTGGGATGACGTGGCCAGCACCCGGACCCCGCACCTCTCGGTCCACGAGCTCTACCGGGAGAAGGACACCTACCGGGATACGGTCATCTACTGCTCTGACGAGAAGGACGTGGTCTCGACCAAGAAGACGGTCGAGTGGGAGGTCTGGCGTCCCTACGGCGTGACCTGCACGGGCCGGACCGGTGGAGAGGTCGTGGACAGCGCCAAGGAGTGCTTCACCCTGCCGACCCTGCCGGCCACCTGGCCGCGGGCCGGCGCGGATGCCGCCGGCGGCAAGTTCGATGGCCTGACGCAGATCTCGGGTGGTGGCGAGGCCTGCACTGGCGCCGGCGACTGCGGCATCAACAACGACGCCTGCGAGCTCTTCGGCGGCCGCTGCGCCCAGCAGACCCACAAGGCCTGCACCGTGGACGCGGACTGCGGCGACTGCATGACCGGCGATGTCTGCACCGGCGTGATGCAGGTCTGCGTCGACGCCACCACGGCCAACTCCTCGATCGAGAAGGCCTACTGGGGCATGCGGGTCGACTCCCTTGGCTTGGCGAGCGGATTCGACTTCAATGCCTTCGACCTGCCGGAGCGCTCGATCGGGATGACCCACGAATCGAGCAACTTCTTCCCGCTCAATCGGTAACCACGATCGGTAGACCAATGAAGAACCGCGATATGCGTCGCTGGGGCCGGACCCTGTCCGGGCTGTTCGCGCTCACCCTCCTGACGGTCACGGCCTGCCCGGAGCCGCCCGCCGAGAACCAGATCCCGGTGGCGGACGCCGGCGGCGACCAGACGGTCCCCTGGGGTCAGACGGTGGTCCTCCAGGGCAGCTGCACCGATCCCGACCCCCTGGACGCCGAGTCCCTGACCTACGCCTGGCGCCTGGAGAGCTCTCCGGTGGGCTCGGCGATCACCCCGGCCACCCCGGACGCGATCCGGGGGCGGGACGGCCCCGACGCCTTCTTCGACGCCGACGTGGAGGGGGACTACATCCTCTCCCTGGAGTGCACCGACCCGCAGGGGGCGAAGAGCGCGCTCTCCACGGTGGTCGCCACCGTCCTGCCGCGGCCGCCGAACCAGGACCCGAGCGTGGACGCCGGGCCGGACGCCACCCTCGAGGTGGGCGCGACCGTCAACCTGTCGGCCAGCGGCTCGGATCCGGACGGCGACGGCCTGACCTTCGCCTGGAGCGTCGCCTCGGCGCCGACGGGCGCGACCGTGGGCACCGCCGACATCGTGAACGCCGACTCCGACACGGCCTCGATCGTCCCGGACCTCGAGGGGGCCTGGACCTTCGAGGTGAGCGTCGCGGACGGCCGGGGCGGCACCGCCACCGATCAGGTCGTGGTCACCCTCACCACCGTCGAGAACCTCAACGGCAGCCTGACGATCACCGCCCTGGACGCCGCGAGCCTCACCGGCCTCGAGGGCGCCGAGGTCTGGATCGACGATCGCAAGCTCGCCGGGACCACCAATGCCAGCGGCCAGTTCACCGAGACCGACGCCGCCCTGGTCGGCCCGGTGACCGTCACCGTGGCCCTGCCCGCCACCGTGAGCTGGGATCACGACGGCGACCCGGCGACCCCCGGGCTCACCCGCCCGAGCCACCGGATGGTGAGCGTCACCGGCGTGGACCGCCCGGAGATCTCGGTCGTCCTGCCGCTGACCGAGGCCGGGACCTGGGCCGCCGGCCGCGGCCGGGTGGTGGGGGCCGTCCCCGCCGGCCGCTTCGACGCCCTGCCGGCGATCCGCCCCTTCTTCAGCCTGGCCGGGGGCCGCATCTCCGGACAGCTGAAGCTGGTGCTGGTGATGCCGCTGATCCCCCGCGCCGAGCTGACCACGCTCCACCCGGGGCAGTTCTTCGCCCCCTCGCCGACCCCGGCCGTGCCCCTGCCGGGCAACATGACCACCGACGACTCGTTCCTCAACGACAACGCAACCCTCTTCGACCGCCTGCCCGGGCCCAACGGGGAGCCTCCCTTCACGCTCCTCGAGATGGACCTGCCCGCCGGGCCGCAGCGGCTCTTCGTCGTCGAGGGCATCGCGACCGTCGACATGCAGCGCCTGCTGCCTCTGCTGGTCTCCGGCGCGGGTGAGGGCTCCCTCGGGCCCGAGCTGGGCATCGTCATGGGCGCCATCGACCTGACCACCCTCTCGGTCGGCATGATCGCGGTCGACGTGCCCGCGGGCGGCGAGGTCGACATCAGCGCGCTCCTGGCCGACGAGGGCTCCTGGGTGGCCCAGCAGGACGTCAGCGTGACCTCGGCCCAGGAGATCGAGGACCTCTGCGACGAGAGCGGGGCCTGCCTGGCCCTGGAGCGCCTCCGGATCTTCCCCGACACCTCGATCGAGCTCGCGGTGGGCAGCCTGCCCGCCGACGCCCGGGTCGCCTCCGCGCTCCCTTCGACCTCGCCCTTCGAGATCTTCTGCATGCCGGCCGGCGGTGGCAACCCCACCCACTGCGACCCGCTCCAGATGGTCGACGTCGCCGTCCCCGGCGACACCTCGACCGACGTCCCCTTCGCGGTGAACATCGCGCTGCTGGAGATCCCCGTGGGCCACGCCCTGGCGCCCTCGGGTGGGCTGGCCCTCACCGGCTACCGCTTCGCGCGGGCGCCGGGCCTCGACCAGCCCATCTCCGAGTTCGCCGTGCCGCCCCTCACCGGCGCCTTCGCCGGCCTCTCCTACGCCGTCTCCACGACCGCGACCCGGCGCGCCAGCAGCCGGGACTACGACGGGGCCTTCTTCTTCCAGCCCGGCGCCAGCGTGGCCGCCGCGCTGCGGCTCTCGCCGGGCGCCCAGATCGACTTCGACTCGACCGGCACCCTGGACGCCTTCCCCTCGCTGGCCGGCGCCGCGCCCCTGCCGGTGGAGGTCCTCTTCGACGTGGAGGACAACACCATCGACCCACCCGTCGTGACCTCGGCCCAGGCGATGATCACCGGCGGCGGGAACGCCTCGGCGGGCTTCGACCTGCCGGCCACCTTGAGCGGCACCTTCGCGGCCGGCGACGACTTCCGCTCGCTCCTCCTCTCCTCGGTGGATCGCAGCCTCGCCGGTGTGGACGGCACCCCGGTGACCACCGGCCTCTGGGAGGTCCACTACGCGCCCACCGTCTCCGACTTCACCCTGCCGACGCTCCCGGCGGCCGACCGGCCCCTCGGGAGCGGCGCCGAGGTGTGGATCGAGGCCTCGGGCTGGAAGGTGGCCGGCGCCTACAGCTACCGTGCGCCCGATCCGGAGCTGCAGACCCGGCGGCGGGTCGCCGCGGTGCGCGACACCTTCGCCTACCGGATGCCGTGAGCGAGGCGCCCGGCGAGGGCCAGGCCTCCGCCCCCGGGGCGGAGGCGACCGCCCGCGCGCCCTGGCCCCGGCCGGTCTTCACCGGCCTCTGGGTCTGGGCGGCCGCGGTGGGCGTGCTCCTCCTCTGCCGCTTCGTCCTCGGGCCGCTGATCCCCTTCCTCGCCGCCAACCTCAAGGCGGTGGCGGTGCTGGTCTTCCTCTACCTGCCGGTCTGGCTCATGGGCCGCCGGGGAGAACGCCTGCGGGACTACGGCCTGCGCTTCGATCGCTGGAAGAGCGATCTGCTCTGGGCCGGCGGCACCCTCCTGGTGGTCTATCCGCCCTTCATCCTCCTCTTCTGGGGCTTCCTCGAGGTGCTGCCGCTGCTCGGCGACCCCTGGGCGTCCTGGCTCGCCCCCTACGGGGATCTCTCCACCCTCCGCCCCGCCTTCCGGCTCCCCGACGACTTCCTGCTCCTCGCGGGCACCCACCTGATCGTGGTGGCCTTCCCGGAGGAGCTCTTCTACCGGGGCTTCCTCTGGGCTCGCCTCGCCGAGGGGCTCGGCAGCGGGGAGGGGGAGGGGAGTGACCTGCGGGGGCTGCGCCTCCTGGGTGTGGTGGTGGGCCCGGCCTTCCTGCTGACGGCCCTGCTCTTCGCCCTCGGGCACCTGACCGAGCCCTACCCCTGGCGGCTGGCGGTCTTCTTCCCGG of Deltaproteobacteria bacterium contains these proteins:
- the mrtX gene encoding MXAN_2755 family glutamic-type intramembrane protease; its protein translation is MSEAPGEGQASAPGAEATARAPWPRPVFTGLWVWAAAVGVLLLCRFVLGPLIPFLAANLKAVAVLVFLYLPVWLMGRRGERLRDYGLRFDRWKSDLLWAGGTLLVVYPPFILLFWGFLEVLPLLGDPWASWLAPYGDLSTLRPAFRLPDDFLLLAGTHLIVVAFPEELFYRGFLWARLAEGLGSGEGEGSDLRGLRLLGVVVGPAFLLTALLFALGHLTEPYPWRLAVFFPALLFGWLRLRSGGLLAPILVHGFSNLFMATLEASFLGG